From one Phycisphaerae bacterium genomic stretch:
- a CDS encoding universal stress protein: MERLRKLGMYLNDEPGDNEALAFAGLLARLTRPESIHCIHVRGIEDAAARPAPDADAIRHRLLEVLPADVAGGAQIHVSAATGLPEILRTARDRDLDLLVVGRRLPNDQLGVGTAFYRLARKTPCDVLVAPVGAHAHLSRLLVLVDGSAHSRMALETALHLARAGVGKPQVVVQSVYGVAYGYRYEGMSLDQAQRHREAVQREQIEAFLADVDTTGVDFEVVYTCSLNISAAAYDLAAARHMDAIVIGSRGATLPAIALLGGTTERVLLNAPLPVLLVKRKGETFRFLDAVLAQFQEPG, encoded by the coding sequence ATGGAGCGCCTGCGAAAACTCGGCATGTATCTGAACGATGAACCGGGCGACAACGAGGCTCTGGCGTTCGCGGGCCTCCTGGCACGGCTCACCAGGCCCGAGTCGATCCACTGCATACACGTGCGTGGCATCGAAGACGCGGCCGCGCGGCCGGCGCCAGACGCGGATGCGATTCGTCACCGGCTGCTCGAAGTGCTTCCGGCGGACGTGGCCGGGGGCGCGCAGATACACGTTTCCGCGGCGACCGGATTGCCGGAGATACTGCGAACCGCGCGGGACCGGGATCTGGATCTGCTGGTCGTCGGCCGGCGCCTGCCGAATGATCAGCTCGGCGTGGGCACGGCGTTCTACCGGCTGGCCCGCAAGACGCCCTGCGACGTGCTGGTGGCGCCCGTCGGCGCGCATGCGCATCTGAGTCGCCTGCTCGTCCTGGTGGACGGTTCGGCGCATTCGCGCATGGCGCTAGAGACGGCGTTGCACCTCGCCAGGGCCGGGGTCGGCAAGCCCCAGGTGGTGGTCCAGTCGGTATATGGTGTCGCCTATGGCTATCGCTACGAGGGGATGAGCCTGGACCAGGCCCAGCGGCACCGCGAAGCGGTGCAGAGGGAGCAGATCGAGGCGTTCCTCGCGGACGTGGATACCACCGGCGTCGATTTCGAGGTCGTCTACACGTGTTCGCTGAACATCTCCGCGGCGGCCTACGACTTGGCCGCGGCCCGGCACATGGACGCGATCGTGATCGGTAGCCGCGGGGCCACCTTGCCGGCCATCGCGCTGCTCGGCGGCACCACCGAACGAGTCCTGCTCAATGCGCCGCTGCCGGTGCTCCTGGTCAAGCGCAAGGGAGAGACCTTTCGATTCCTTGATGCGGTGCTGGCTCAGTTCCAGGAGCCCGGATAG
- a CDS encoding gamma-glutamyl-gamma-aminobutyrate hydrolase family protein, which translates to MRPVIGITSSFNTDTNSDPPRDQFYLVAAYADAVLTAGGLPMPLPVPPVDHEGVHDDLLARVDGLLFTGGPDLNPARYNDTPHPQTEIMDARRDAFDVPFFRRADAARVPILAICLGFQEAHVARGGRLIQHVDDVPGDPLIQHHLPKGRSAFHTVRIAPDSRLARIVGATEIEVNSRHHQAAQTEHQGRGLRPVAFAPDGLLEASEDCDGRFLLAVQWHPENLIDRPEHLSLFQALVDAARRG; encoded by the coding sequence ATGCGCCCTGTCATTGGTATCACGAGCAGCTTCAACACCGACACGAATTCGGATCCGCCGCGCGACCAGTTCTATCTCGTCGCCGCCTATGCCGATGCGGTCCTCACGGCCGGCGGTCTGCCCATGCCGTTGCCCGTGCCGCCGGTCGACCACGAAGGGGTGCACGACGACCTGCTCGCGCGCGTCGATGGCCTGCTCTTTACCGGCGGCCCGGACCTGAATCCCGCGCGGTACAACGACACGCCCCACCCGCAGACCGAAATCATGGACGCCCGTCGCGACGCGTTTGACGTGCCGTTCTTCCGCCGGGCCGATGCGGCCCGCGTACCGATCCTGGCGATCTGCCTGGGCTTCCAGGAAGCGCACGTGGCCCGCGGTGGCCGGCTCATCCAGCATGTGGACGATGTCCCCGGCGATCCGCTGATCCAGCACCACCTGCCGAAAGGGCGCAGCGCGTTTCACACGGTCCGGATCGCGCCCGACTCGCGTCTGGCGCGGATCGTGGGCGCGACGGAGATCGAGGTCAACAGCCGCCACCACCAAGCCGCGCAAACCGAGCACCAGGGCCGCGGGTTGCGCCCGGTGGCGTTCGCCCCCGACGGCCTGCTCGAAGCCAGCGAGGATTGCGACGGGCGGTTCCTCCTGGCGGTGCAGTGGCACCCCGAGAACCTGATTGACCGGCCCGAGCACCTCAGCCTTTTTCAAGCGCTGGTCGACGCCGCCCGACGCGGATGA
- the ftcD gene encoding glutamate formimidoyltransferase, with protein sequence MSNQLIECVPNFSEGRDPAVIRQITDQIETVEGVKLLDVDPGQATNRTVVTFVGPPEPVLEAAVRAVRKASELIDMRKHKGAHPRFGATDVCPLVPVANITMEETVVYARKLAQRLGDELGITVFCYENAALSEQRRNLATVRAGEYEGLKDRLASPEWKPDFGPATFNPKSGATAVGARDFLVAYNVNLNTTSTRRANAIAFDIREKGREKREGDPLTGKIVRDANGQPVMIPGTLKCVKAIGWFIEEYGIAQISINLTNISVTPVHVAFDECCRKAAERGIRVTGSELVGLIPLRAMLDAGRYFLKKQQRSVGVSDQELIKIAVKSLGLDDLYPFKPEEKIIEYAIAARSKPAKKLVDRTVVGFVEETASESPAPGGGSISAAVGALGAALATMVANLSSHKRGWDERWEEFSDWAEKGKAHYVELLRLVDEDTLAFNKIMDAFSLPKGTEAEKAARKQTIQEATKGAILVPFKVMQTALAAMDVIQAMAEIGNPNSVSDAGVGALCARTAVLGAYLNVKINCASLEDKMFVNDTLARGAEIERKAIEKEREILVLVNEKI encoded by the coding sequence ATGAGCAACCAGTTGATCGAGTGCGTACCGAATTTCAGCGAAGGGCGCGATCCGGCCGTCATCAGGCAGATCACCGACCAGATCGAGACGGTCGAGGGCGTGAAGCTGCTCGACGTCGATCCCGGCCAGGCCACCAACCGCACGGTGGTCACGTTCGTCGGTCCGCCGGAGCCGGTGCTGGAGGCCGCGGTGCGCGCGGTGCGCAAGGCGTCCGAGCTGATCGACATGCGCAAGCACAAAGGCGCTCATCCGCGGTTCGGCGCGACCGACGTCTGCCCGCTGGTCCCCGTCGCGAACATCACGATGGAGGAGACCGTCGTCTACGCCCGCAAGCTCGCGCAGCGGCTGGGCGACGAGCTGGGCATCACCGTGTTCTGCTACGAAAACGCGGCCCTGAGCGAGCAGCGGCGGAACCTCGCGACGGTGCGGGCCGGTGAGTACGAGGGCCTGAAGGACCGGCTGGCAAGTCCGGAATGGAAGCCCGACTTCGGGCCGGCGACGTTCAATCCGAAGAGCGGCGCGACGGCCGTCGGGGCGCGCGATTTCCTCGTCGCGTACAACGTCAACCTGAACACGACCTCGACCCGGCGGGCGAATGCGATCGCGTTCGATATTCGCGAGAAGGGCCGCGAGAAGCGCGAGGGCGACCCGCTGACGGGCAAGATCGTCCGCGACGCCAACGGCCAACCGGTGATGATCCCCGGCACACTGAAGTGCGTGAAGGCGATCGGCTGGTTTATCGAGGAGTACGGCATCGCGCAGATATCGATCAACCTCACGAATATCAGCGTGACGCCGGTACATGTCGCGTTCGATGAGTGCTGCCGGAAGGCGGCGGAGCGTGGCATTCGCGTGACGGGCTCGGAGCTGGTCGGGCTGATACCCCTGCGGGCGATGCTGGATGCGGGGCGGTATTTCCTTAAGAAGCAGCAGCGGTCGGTCGGGGTATCCGACCAGGAGCTGATCAAGATCGCGGTCAAATCGCTGGGGCTGGATGATCTGTATCCGTTCAAGCCCGAAGAGAAGATCATCGAATACGCGATCGCGGCGCGGTCCAAGCCGGCAAAGAAGCTGGTGGATCGGACCGTGGTGGGGTTCGTGGAGGAGACGGCGTCGGAATCGCCGGCGCCGGGCGGCGGGTCGATCTCGGCGGCGGTGGGGGCGCTGGGGGCGGCGCTGGCCACGATGGTGGCGAACCTGTCGTCGCACAAGCGCGGCTGGGACGAGCGCTGGGAGGAGTTCTCCGACTGGGCAGAAAAAGGCAAGGCGCACTATGTCGAGCTGCTGCGGCTGGTGGACGAGGACACGCTGGCGTTCAACAAGATCATGGACGCATTCAGCTTGCCGAAGGGCACGGAGGCCGAGAAGGCGGCGCGCAAGCAAACGATTCAGGAGGCGACGAAGGGAGCGATTCTGGTGCCGTTCAAGGTGATGCAGACGGCGCTGGCGGCGATGGACGTGATCCAGGCGATGGCGGAGATCGGCAACCCGAACTCGGTGTCGGACGCGGGCGTCGGGGCGTTGTGTGCCCGGACTGCCGTGCTGGGGGCGTACCTGAACGTGAAGATCAACTGCGCGAGCCTGGAGGACAAGATGTTTGTGAACGACACACTCGCGCGGGGGGCGGAGATCGAGCGGAAAGCGATCGAGAAGGAGCGTGAGATCCTGGTGCTCGTGAACGAAAAGATCTAA
- a CDS encoding HAD-IC family P-type ATPase has translation MGTEGPARTPSAPSWHALPPADVLAAVEATEAGLSAREAARRLQQFGPNELPHKPPPTPWEIVLRQFQNPLIYILGVAALVCIAIGEFTDAAFIAAVLVLNAAIGGYQEWRAEQSSRALQKLLRIRAAVVRDGETGEIDAEQIVPGDMVWLESGNRVPSDLRLLASQGLEIDESLLTGESLPVQKDAGWSGEPNTPMGDRLNMAFAGATVIRGRGRGVVVATGPQTAVGQLALDVMGAVGGKPPLIERMEHFTHLIAVAILAAVVVVGALGVFVRGYGLADMFMFSVALAVSAIPEGLPVAMTVALAVATTRMARRGVVVRRLAAVEGLGSCTMIASDKTGTLTCNEITVREVRLVDGAVFEVTGEGFAPVGEIRAAGEAVTIAPEHQLTELALAGALCNEADLHQRDGTWVWRGDPTDLALLALAHKLGRDPGAAMRAFPKAADIPFESERQFAASYHREGERTRVFAKGAPERVLGMCAWQDAPDQRAVLLAAAEEMAANGYRVLALAAGDAGSAFDPSRLPDEPQGLRCLGLAGMIDPLRPGVPEAVASCRTAGIEVRMITGDHPVTALAIARELGMATDPNQVVSGADMMDKPPEALADLVRTTRVFARVAPRQKLELVEAAQAAGHYVAVTGDGVNDAPALRKANIGVAMGKAGTDVAREAAELVITDDNFATIVAGVEEGRIAYDNVRKVIYLLISTGVAEVLLLGTALLTGLPLPLLPAQILWLNLVTNGIQDVALAFEPGEGDALRRKPRPPREPVFNRLMLERTVVAALVMAVVAFGMFYYLVEVARMDEYSARNVLLMLMVLLENVHVANCRSETKSALSMSPLSNPLLLGGVVLAQLLHIGMLYLPLGQKVLHTEPITAPTWGFLLLLACTLLVVMELHKASWYWRRRALAA, from the coding sequence ATGGGAACTGAAGGTCCGGCACGTACCCCCTCTGCGCCGTCGTGGCATGCGTTGCCGCCGGCCGACGTGCTCGCAGCAGTCGAGGCCACCGAAGCGGGCCTGAGCGCGCGCGAGGCTGCGCGGCGGCTGCAGCAGTTCGGACCAAACGAGCTGCCGCACAAGCCCCCACCGACCCCGTGGGAGATCGTGCTCCGCCAGTTTCAGAACCCGCTCATCTACATCCTGGGCGTGGCTGCGCTGGTCTGCATTGCCATCGGCGAATTCACTGATGCGGCGTTCATCGCCGCGGTGCTGGTCCTGAATGCGGCGATCGGCGGTTATCAGGAATGGCGCGCCGAGCAGAGCAGCCGGGCCTTGCAGAAGCTCCTGCGGATTCGCGCGGCCGTCGTGCGTGACGGCGAAACGGGGGAAATCGATGCTGAGCAGATCGTGCCCGGTGACATGGTGTGGCTGGAGTCGGGGAACCGGGTGCCCAGCGACTTGCGCCTGCTTGCGTCGCAGGGGCTGGAGATCGACGAATCCCTGCTGACCGGTGAATCCCTGCCCGTGCAGAAGGATGCGGGCTGGTCGGGTGAGCCAAACACGCCGATGGGGGACCGGTTGAACATGGCTTTCGCGGGCGCGACGGTGATTCGGGGGCGCGGTCGAGGCGTGGTCGTCGCCACCGGGCCGCAGACGGCGGTAGGCCAACTGGCGCTGGATGTGATGGGCGCGGTGGGCGGCAAACCGCCGCTGATCGAGCGCATGGAGCATTTCACGCACCTGATCGCCGTAGCCATCCTCGCGGCGGTCGTGGTCGTGGGGGCGCTGGGCGTATTCGTGCGCGGGTATGGACTCGCGGACATGTTCATGTTCTCGGTCGCGCTCGCGGTCTCCGCGATCCCCGAGGGACTGCCGGTGGCCATGACCGTGGCCCTGGCGGTAGCCACGACGCGGATGGCCCGGCGGGGGGTTGTTGTGCGCCGCCTGGCGGCGGTGGAGGGGTTGGGCAGTTGCACGATGATCGCCAGCGACAAGACCGGAACGCTGACCTGCAACGAGATCACCGTGCGCGAGGTGCGCCTGGTCGATGGGGCGGTGTTCGAGGTCACGGGGGAAGGGTTCGCCCCGGTAGGTGAAATCCGCGCCGCCGGCGAGGCCGTCACGATCGCGCCGGAGCATCAGTTGACTGAACTGGCGCTGGCCGGGGCGCTGTGCAACGAAGCCGACCTGCATCAACGGGACGGGACGTGGGTCTGGCGTGGCGACCCGACCGATCTCGCGCTGCTGGCGCTGGCGCACAAGCTGGGGCGCGATCCGGGCGCGGCGATGCGGGCGTTTCCCAAGGCGGCAGACATTCCCTTCGAATCGGAGCGCCAGTTCGCCGCATCCTATCACCGTGAAGGTGAGCGGACGCGGGTGTTTGCGAAAGGTGCGCCGGAACGCGTGCTCGGCATGTGTGCCTGGCAAGACGCCCCCGATCAGCGGGCGGTGCTCTTGGCTGCGGCCGAGGAGATGGCTGCCAACGGATATCGCGTGCTGGCCCTGGCCGCAGGCGACGCGGGGTCCGCGTTCGATCCCAGCCGACTGCCCGACGAGCCGCAGGGGCTGCGCTGCCTCGGCCTGGCCGGTATGATCGACCCGCTCCGCCCGGGTGTGCCGGAGGCGGTGGCGTCTTGCCGGACCGCGGGGATCGAAGTGCGGATGATCACCGGTGACCATCCAGTGACCGCTCTGGCGATCGCGCGCGAGCTTGGCATGGCCACCGATCCCAACCAGGTCGTGTCCGGCGCCGACATGATGGACAAACCCCCGGAGGCACTGGCGGACCTCGTCCGCACCACCCGTGTCTTCGCACGCGTCGCGCCGCGCCAGAAACTCGAGCTGGTCGAAGCTGCGCAGGCGGCCGGGCACTATGTTGCGGTCACCGGCGACGGCGTGAATGACGCCCCGGCCCTCCGCAAGGCCAACATCGGCGTGGCGATGGGCAAGGCCGGAACGGATGTCGCCCGCGAAGCCGCCGAGCTTGTTATCACCGACGACAACTTTGCCACCATCGTGGCCGGCGTCGAGGAAGGTCGCATTGCCTACGACAACGTCCGCAAGGTCATCTACCTGCTGATTTCCACGGGCGTGGCCGAAGTACTGCTGCTGGGCACCGCGCTATTGACCGGCCTGCCATTGCCGCTGCTGCCGGCGCAGATCCTGTGGCTGAATCTCGTGACCAACGGCATCCAGGACGTCGCCCTGGCGTTTGAGCCCGGCGAGGGTGACGCCCTGCGGCGCAAGCCGCGCCCGCCGCGTGAGCCCGTCTTCAACCGGCTCATGCTGGAACGCACCGTCGTGGCGGCACTCGTGATGGCGGTCGTTGCGTTCGGCATGTTCTACTACCTGGTCGAAGTCGCCAGGATGGACGAGTACTCGGCGCGCAACGTGCTGCTCATGCTGATGGTGCTGCTGGAAAACGTGCACGTGGCCAATTGTCGCTCGGAGACGAAGTCCGCCTTGAGCATGTCGCCGCTGAGCAATCCGCTGCTGCTGGGAGGCGTGGTGCTGGCCCAATTGCTGCACATCGGCATGCTCTATCTCCCGCTCGGGCAGAAGGTCCTGCATACCGAACCGATCACGGCGCCGACATGGGGCTTCCTGCTGCTGCTGGCGTGCACGTTGCTGGTGGTGATGGAACTGCACAAGGCGTCGTGGTACTGGCGGCGGCGTGCGCTTGCCGCGTGA
- a CDS encoding methyltransferase domain-containing protein: MDIPRIFNITESAHRIHNPFTPEKLATLGAALRLEAGTRVLDLGSGSGEMLCTWARDYGISGVGIDMSQLFSEQAKLRAEELGVADRVEFIHGDAAGYVADAKVGVAACIGATWIGGGVAGTIELLAKSLCPGGIILIGEPYWLHLPTTEDVAKGCLAGSISDFLVLPELIASFGDLDYDVVQMVLADQEGWDRYEAAKWLTMRRWLEANPDDDFAKEVRAQLTLEPKRYVAYTREYLGWGVFALMAR, encoded by the coding sequence TTGGACATCCCACGTATCTTCAACATTACCGAAAGTGCTCACCGCATCCATAACCCGTTCACACCAGAAAAGCTTGCCACGCTCGGTGCGGCGTTGCGCCTGGAAGCGGGGACGCGTGTACTCGACCTCGGCAGCGGTTCGGGCGAGATGCTGTGCACCTGGGCACGCGATTACGGAATCAGCGGCGTCGGCATTGACATGAGCCAATTGTTCTCCGAGCAAGCGAAACTCCGTGCTGAAGAACTCGGAGTCGCCGATCGAGTCGAATTCATCCACGGCGACGCTGCCGGCTACGTCGCCGACGCAAAGGTCGGTGTGGCCGCCTGTATCGGTGCCACGTGGATCGGTGGGGGCGTCGCCGGCACCATCGAGCTGCTGGCGAAGAGTCTTTGCCCTGGAGGAATCATCCTCATCGGTGAGCCCTACTGGCTGCATTTACCAACGACGGAAGATGTTGCCAAGGGGTGCCTGGCCGGTTCCATCTCCGACTTTCTCGTGCTCCCAGAACTTATCGCGTCTTTCGGCGACCTCGACTACGACGTCGTGCAAATGGTTCTGGCTGACCAAGAAGGCTGGGATCGGTACGAGGCGGCCAAGTGGCTCACCATGCGTCGCTGGCTCGAGGCAAATCCCGACGACGACTTCGCAAAAGAGGTACGAGCCCAACTGACCTTGGAACCCAAACGCTACGTCGCGTACACGCGGGAATACCTTGGATGGGGCGTGTTCGCGCTGATGGCGCGGTGA
- the alaS gene encoding alanine--tRNA ligase, with the protein MTRTAAQVRQEFIDFFCRKHGHAFVPSSPVVPHDDPTLLFTNAGMNQFKPYFLGTQTPKHRRVANTQKCIRAGGKHNDLDDVGHDTYHHTFFEMLGNWSFGDYFKKEAITWAWELLVDQWGLDPTRLHATYFGGDPAEQLAPDTEARDLWLEILSPERVHAGSKKDNFWEMGETGPCGPCSEIHIDLTPDKSGARLVNAGDARAIEIWNLVFIQFNRGADGKLTPLPARHVDTGMGFERVTAVLQGHNNNYATDVFVPIIQAIEKISGHTYGSDAATQRRGDATAGRTPPGGTGVSPVNRYAAFRAGDMRDEACRVIADHLRTLTFAITDGAVPDKEGRGYVLRRILRRAVRYGWQYLDLHEPFLYRLMPTINAVMGDAFPELRADPARIGRVIFDEEASFGRTLERGLALFAEAAQRAARHHGEIRGEDAFRLHDTYGFPIDLTQIMADEQGLHVDLGEYERLMEEARERARAAGKTTGMEVDQFAQQLGADLAPTDDTPKYTAETLAARVVAIVLQAEGGGAVLLTPRDHLKPGDTAAIVTDRTCFYAEAGGQVGDRGELVTAEGRFEITGTLRPGHFVLHYGTLVQGTLAAGDQVELRVDTKRRATMKNHTATHVMNWALREVLGDHVQQKGSLVDHEKTRFDFSHPQALTPAEIERVEQLVNDVIQRKLPVDYQVVPQQDALKINGLRAVFGERYPDLVRVMSVGVPVADLLARPDNPEWRQYSIEFCGGTHLKNTADIEHFAITNEEAVAKGIRRIVAVTGTSAQLTEEIGTALIQRAEQLLQGPPEEFAAGLSELQTTLVNASLALRHRARLNALLADLQKAARRQQKAEAADAADIVKQRLAEVLATAPRHGETTVVVVEMPDVPVEQLKMGADLVKQKCGSAAVLFGATERPGEGGAGVPASPSGGKVVLLAAMTPDLIKKGLKAGDLVRAIAPIVGGGGGGPPTMAQAGGKQPEKLGEALAAGAEWIKAKL; encoded by the coding sequence GTGACACGCACCGCCGCCCAGGTCCGCCAGGAGTTCATCGACTTCTTCTGCCGCAAGCACGGCCACGCCTTCGTGCCCAGCTCGCCGGTCGTCCCCCACGACGACCCGACGCTGCTGTTCACCAACGCCGGCATGAACCAGTTCAAGCCGTACTTCCTCGGCACACAGACGCCGAAGCACCGCCGCGTGGCGAACACGCAAAAATGCATCCGCGCCGGCGGCAAGCACAACGACCTTGACGACGTCGGCCACGACACGTACCACCACACGTTCTTCGAGATGCTCGGGAACTGGTCGTTCGGCGACTACTTCAAGAAAGAGGCCATCACCTGGGCCTGGGAACTGCTGGTCGATCAGTGGGGGCTTGACCCGACGCGCCTCCACGCGACGTACTTCGGCGGCGACCCGGCGGAGCAGCTTGCGCCGGACACCGAGGCCCGCGACCTGTGGCTGGAAATCCTGTCGCCGGAGCGCGTGCACGCCGGCAGCAAGAAGGATAATTTCTGGGAGATGGGCGAGACGGGGCCGTGCGGGCCGTGCAGCGAGATCCACATCGACCTGACGCCGGACAAGAGCGGGGCCCGGCTGGTCAACGCGGGCGATGCCCGGGCCATCGAGATCTGGAACCTCGTTTTCATCCAGTTCAACCGCGGCGCCGACGGCAAGCTGACCCCTCTGCCGGCCAGGCACGTTGATACGGGGATGGGTTTCGAGCGCGTGACGGCGGTGCTGCAGGGGCACAACAACAACTATGCGACCGACGTGTTCGTGCCGATCATCCAGGCGATCGAGAAGATCAGCGGGCACACGTACGGAAGCGACGCAGCGACGCAGCGACGCGGCGACGCAACGGCGGGTCGCACTCCACCCGGTGGTACGGGCGTCTCGCCCGTCAATCGGTATGCCGCTTTCCGCGCCGGCGACATGCGCGACGAGGCGTGCCGCGTCATCGCCGACCACCTCCGCACGCTGACGTTCGCGATCACCGACGGGGCCGTGCCGGACAAGGAAGGCCGCGGCTACGTGCTCCGGCGCATCCTCCGCCGAGCGGTGCGTTACGGCTGGCAGTACCTGGACCTGCACGAGCCGTTCCTGTATCGCCTCATGCCCACGATCAACGCCGTGATGGGCGACGCGTTCCCCGAGCTGCGCGCGGACCCCGCGCGCATCGGCCGCGTAATCTTCGATGAAGAGGCGTCGTTCGGCCGTACGCTGGAGCGGGGCCTCGCGCTGTTCGCGGAGGCGGCCCAGCGCGCGGCGCGGCATCATGGCGAGATCCGTGGCGAGGACGCCTTTCGCCTGCACGACACCTACGGGTTCCCGATCGACCTCACGCAGATCATGGCTGACGAGCAAGGGCTGCATGTCGATCTCGGTGAATACGAGCGGCTCATGGAGGAAGCGCGCGAACGAGCCCGCGCCGCTGGCAAGACGACGGGTATGGAGGTCGACCAGTTCGCGCAACAGCTCGGCGCGGACCTCGCGCCGACGGATGACACCCCGAAGTACACGGCCGAGACGCTCGCCGCCCGCGTGGTCGCCATCGTGCTGCAGGCCGAGGGCGGTGGCGCGGTGCTGCTGACCCCGCGCGACCACCTCAAGCCCGGCGACACGGCCGCCATCGTCACCGACCGCACCTGCTTCTACGCCGAGGCAGGTGGACAGGTCGGCGACCGTGGCGAGCTAGTCACGGCGGAGGGTCGCTTCGAAATTACGGGCACGCTGCGACCGGGCCACTTCGTGCTGCACTACGGCACGCTGGTGCAGGGGACACTCGCGGCCGGCGACCAGGTCGAGCTCCGCGTGGACACCAAGCGGCGCGCGACGATGAAGAACCATACCGCCACGCACGTGATGAACTGGGCGCTGCGCGAGGTGCTCGGCGACCACGTGCAGCAGAAAGGCTCGCTCGTCGATCACGAAAAGACCCGCTTCGACTTCTCGCACCCGCAGGCCCTGACGCCAGCCGAAATCGAGCGCGTCGAGCAGCTCGTCAACGACGTGATCCAGCGGAAGCTGCCGGTGGATTACCAGGTTGTGCCGCAACAGGACGCCCTGAAGATCAACGGTCTGCGGGCCGTCTTCGGCGAGCGTTACCCCGACCTGGTCCGCGTCATGTCAGTCGGCGTGCCCGTCGCGGACCTGCTCGCGCGGCCCGACAATCCCGAATGGCGGCAGTACTCCATCGAGTTCTGCGGCGGCACGCACCTGAAGAACACCGCCGACATCGAGCACTTCGCGATTACGAACGAGGAGGCGGTCGCGAAGGGCATTCGCCGGATCGTGGCCGTCACCGGCACCTCGGCCCAGTTGACTGAAGAGATCGGGACGGCCCTGATCCAGCGCGCCGAGCAGCTCCTGCAGGGACCGCCGGAGGAGTTCGCCGCCGGCCTGTCGGAACTGCAGACGACGCTGGTGAACGCGAGTCTCGCGCTGCGGCACCGCGCGCGGCTGAACGCGTTGCTGGCCGATTTGCAGAAGGCCGCCCGCCGGCAGCAGAAAGCCGAGGCCGCCGATGCGGCTGACATCGTGAAGCAGCGCCTGGCCGAAGTGCTGGCGACCGCGCCACGGCACGGTGAGACTACGGTGGTCGTGGTCGAGATGCCCGACGTGCCCGTCGAGCAGCTCAAGATGGGCGCCGACCTGGTCAAGCAGAAATGCGGCTCGGCGGCGGTGCTGTTTGGAGCGACGGAGCGACCGGGCGAGGGTGGGGCTGGCGTCCCTGCCAGCCCGAGCGGCGGCAAGGTCGTTCTGCTGGCGGCGATGACGCCGGACCTGATCAAGAAGGGTCTCAAGGCCGGCGACCTGGTGAGGGCAATCGCCCCGATCGTCGGGGGTGGCGGCGGCGGCCCGCCAACCATGGCGCAGGCCGGCGGCAAGCAGCCGGAGAAACTCGGTGAAGCACTGGCCGCCGGCGCGGAGTGGATCAAAGCGAAGCTGTGA
- a CDS encoding PEP-CTERM sorting domain-containing protein — MMNRSSRAGLSMVGVLAAASVAWAAVPGTVATFDTDEDGFVGSTIATVQIYAASGGNPDGHVQIRKDLTPGFDIGTQNSVWPEFLGDYAAAGVTGGGFDLNVFNTTLDSAQLRFRRNVAENGWYFDFGAVAPNNNLWASYDVAFDPTWSDANALANGWTQEPLSPSFADLMASVGWLEVRLINEASLIAGVDNVRIVPEPTTLGLVLAGCAALRRRR, encoded by the coding sequence ATGATGAACAGGAGTTCAAGGGCCGGGTTGTCGATGGTTGGGGTCCTCGCTGCCGCCAGCGTAGCCTGGGCGGCTGTGCCGGGCACCGTCGCGACCTTCGACACGGACGAGGATGGGTTCGTCGGCAGCACGATCGCCACCGTGCAGATCTATGCGGCCAGCGGGGGCAACCCCGACGGACACGTGCAAATCCGCAAGGATCTCACGCCGGGGTTCGACATCGGCACCCAGAACAGCGTGTGGCCGGAGTTCCTGGGCGACTACGCGGCGGCCGGCGTGACGGGCGGCGGGTTTGACCTGAACGTGTTCAATACGACGCTGGACTCGGCCCAACTCCGCTTTCGGCGCAATGTCGCCGAAAACGGCTGGTACTTCGACTTCGGGGCGGTCGCGCCCAACAACAACCTGTGGGCCTCGTACGACGTCGCGTTCGATCCGACCTGGAGCGATGCCAACGCGCTCGCGAACGGCTGGACCCAGGAGCCGCTCAGCCCAAGCTTCGCCGACCTGATGGCGTCCGTGGGCTGGCTGGAAGTGCGTCTGATCAACGAGGCCAGCTTGATCGCGGGTGTCGACAACGTGCGGATCGTCCCCGAGCCGACCACGCTGGGCCTCGTGCTCGCGGGCTGCGCTGCCCTCCGCCGCCGGCGCTAA